A stretch of Verrucomicrobiota bacterium DNA encodes these proteins:
- a CDS encoding prepilin-type N-terminal cleavage/methylation domain-containing protein, producing MKRTSQDNIRTTESGFTLIELLVVIAIIAILAGMLLPALAKAKSKAKSVASLSNLRQLSLGMTLYRDDYDSRFPGHSLAAVAGQARVRWADLIYPYMQNVEVYLSPNLRPEERAFMIKPFAHTAPGGVETPAATRYYGGYGFNYQYLGNTRTPGGVPPFHATDSSILAPANTVVLGDTKGSRKGSPGLPYGADGSGVYVIDPPLGSERLGSNGSRKSSPTPGPGNAYYEGGDDSSDAHRATPTGRNGGRVNVVMVDGHARAMTPEELDGKKSGTGGIPNNAWWNGHFDAANR from the coding sequence ATGAAACGAACATCGCAAGACAACATACGCACAACGGAATCCGGATTCACTTTAATCGAATTGCTGGTGGTGATCGCCATCATCGCGATTCTGGCCGGCATGCTCTTGCCGGCGCTGGCCAAGGCCAAGAGCAAAGCCAAATCCGTCGCCAGCCTTAGCAACCTCCGCCAATTATCTTTGGGCATGACCCTGTATCGGGATGATTATGACAGCCGCTTTCCGGGCCATTCACTGGCCGCGGTTGCCGGGCAAGCGCGCGTTCGGTGGGCCGACTTGATTTATCCTTACATGCAAAACGTGGAGGTGTATTTGAGTCCGAATCTGCGCCCGGAGGAGCGCGCCTTCATGATCAAGCCGTTTGCGCACACCGCGCCGGGCGGTGTCGAAACGCCGGCCGCGACTCGCTACTACGGAGGGTATGGGTTCAATTATCAATACCTCGGCAACACCCGGACGCCGGGCGGTGTTCCGCCCTTCCATGCGACCGACAGTTCGATTCTCGCCCCGGCGAATACCGTCGTCCTGGGCGATACCAAAGGATCTCGAAAAGGTTCTCCTGGCTTGCCCTACGGCGCCGACGGGTCTGGAGTCTATGTCATTGACCCGCCGCTTGGATCGGAGCGATTGGGTTCCAACGGCAGCCGCAAGAGCAGCCCAACGCCCGGTCCCGGCAACGCCTACTATGAAGGCGGCGATGACAGCTCCGACGCCCACCGCGCCACTCCGACCGGGCGCAATGGCGGCCGGGTGAACGTCGTGATGGTGGACGGACACGCCCGCGCGATGACGCCGGAAGAATTGGATGGCAAGAAAAGCGGGACTGGCGGGATTCCGAACAACGCGTGGTGGAACGGCCACTTCGATGCGGCGAACCGCTAG